In one Thermodesulfobium acidiphilum genomic region, the following are encoded:
- the ruvB gene encoding Holliday junction branch migration DNA helicase RuvB gives MNILRPKSFDEYIGQENIKRLLKISVNAAKKRNEMLDHILLSGPPGLGKTTLASILAYEMGKNFKFAIASALQKPIDLVGLLTSIDKEGSVLFIDEIHRLPKNLEEILYISMEDYIVDISVSKGVGAQSIRLNLPPFTLICATTKPGLLSSPLIDRFGIHGYFEFYQVEELTAIIKRSAQFLNLDIEEEASKFLAKRSRFTPRVANKLLRRVRDYVQVNKIKLIDVEAAKRSLEIINIDDLGLNDLDRKYLRALKDIFKGGPAGIDNISQFLGESPETIEDLCEPYLLKIDFIQRTPRGRILTENALNYLENNNYEKSF, from the coding sequence ATGAACATATTAAGGCCGAAATCTTTTGATGAATATATAGGGCAGGAAAACATAAAGAGACTATTGAAAATTTCTGTAAATGCTGCAAAGAAAAGAAATGAAATGCTAGACCATATATTGCTATCTGGTCCTCCAGGTCTTGGAAAGACAACGCTTGCTTCTATACTTGCATATGAAATGGGGAAAAACTTTAAATTTGCTATAGCGTCTGCACTGCAAAAGCCAATTGATCTTGTCGGGCTCTTAACGTCAATAGATAAAGAAGGATCTGTTTTATTTATTGACGAGATTCATAGATTACCGAAAAATTTAGAAGAAATTTTATATATTTCTATGGAAGACTATATTGTAGACATAAGTGTTTCAAAAGGAGTAGGAGCTCAAAGTATCAGATTAAACCTTCCTCCTTTTACTTTAATTTGTGCTACTACAAAACCGGGCTTACTTTCCTCTCCATTAATCGACAGGTTTGGAATTCATGGATATTTTGAATTTTATCAGGTAGAAGAACTAACTGCTATTATTAAAAGATCTGCTCAATTTCTTAATTTGGATATAGAAGAAGAGGCGTCCAAATTTTTGGCTAAAAGATCGAGATTTACTCCAAGGGTTGCGAATAAACTTCTTAGAAGAGTAAGAGATTACGTCCAGGTAAATAAAATTAAATTAATTGACGTTGAGGCTGCAAAAAGGTCTTTAGAAATTATAAATATTGATGATTTGGGCTTAAATGACCTTGATAGAAAATATTTGCGAGCCTTAAAGGATATTTTCAAGGGTGGGCCTGCAGGTATTGACAATATTTCTCAGTTTTTGGGTGAGAGCCCTGAGACAATTGAAGATCTATGTGAACCATATCTTTTAAA
- the ruvA gene encoding Holliday junction branch migration protein RuvA, with protein MIAYIVGNLIGFIENGIIVENNGLGYLIKLPPYLLEKNKNKKGDIIELYISHQFIGESQQLFGFESISDLESFQKLLKIHGIGVKLALQIISSFKTNPTLILDLKGDRIDSLKSIPGVGEKTAKRIFEELKGCFPEFSEVKFDDKAKLAVDALVSLGVSFQKAKEVVIDTLKDVQDLNIIKSEDIITMAIQRIR; from the coding sequence ATGATAGCATATATAGTAGGTAATTTAATCGGTTTTATAGAAAATGGTATAATTGTGGAAAATAATGGCTTAGGATACTTAATAAAGTTGCCACCCTATCTCTTAGAGAAGAACAAGAACAAGAAAGGCGATATTATTGAACTTTATATAAGCCATCAGTTCATTGGAGAATCTCAACAACTATTTGGTTTTGAGTCAATTTCAGATCTCGAAAGTTTTCAAAAGCTTTTAAAAATCCATGGAATTGGAGTTAAACTAGCATTACAGATTATATCTTCATTTAAAACAAACCCAACCTTAATTTTAGATTTGAAGGGTGATCGCATAGACTCGCTGAAATCAATTCCTGGAGTTGGAGAAAAGACTGCTAAAAGAATATTCGAAGAACTGAAAGGATGCTTTCCAGAATTTTCTGAGGTAAAATTTGATGATAAGGCAAAGTTAGCTGTAGATGCTCTGGTTTCGTTAGGGGTATCCTTTCAAAAGGCTAAAGAAGTTGTAATTGATACACTTAAAGATGTTCAAGACTTAAATATTATCAAGAGTGAGGATATTATTACTATGGCAATTCAAAGGATAAGATGA
- the ruvC gene encoding crossover junction endodeoxyribonuclease RuvC, giving the protein MIILGIDPGVADIGYALVRKSSEIKLESCGLIQIHGYNQNQRLCKIFEELNLLIDKYNPQACSIEKLFYFKNQKTVMDVSEGRGVIKLVLSKRNIQYREYTPKEVKRLISGNGLANKDQVKRSVEYILSSNFDNLQDDVTDAIALALVYSYDDSIYSR; this is encoded by the coding sequence ATGATTATTTTAGGTATTGACCCGGGAGTAGCAGATATTGGTTACGCACTTGTTAGAAAGAGTAGCGAAATTAAATTAGAAAGTTGCGGCTTAATCCAGATTCATGGTTATAATCAGAATCAAAGACTTTGTAAGATATTTGAAGAATTAAATCTCCTTATCGATAAATACAATCCACAGGCATGTTCAATCGAAAAGCTTTTTTATTTCAAAAATCAAAAGACAGTTATGGATGTATCAGAAGGAAGAGGTGTAATAAAATTAGTTTTAAGCAAAAGAAATATCCAATATAGAGAATATACTCCTAAAGAAGTGAAGCGTTTGATATCAGGAAATGGTCTTGCAAATAAAGATCAAGTTAAAAGATCAGTAGAATATATTTTGAGTTCAAATTTCGATAATTTACAAGATGACGTTACTGATGCTATAGCGTTAGCGCTTGTATATTCATACGATGATAGCATATATAGTAGGTAA
- a CDS encoding YebC/PmpR family DNA-binding transcriptional regulator encodes MSGHSKWANIKHKKSKEDAIRGRIFTKLARELTVAARTGGGNPEANPRLRIAIEKAKSVNMPSDNIKRAIQKGTGELNDGTNYEELMYEGYGPLGIAVLMQVTTDNKNRTAPEIRKIFSKYGGNMAEAGAVAWMFSRKGEIIIEGENEEKIMELALEEDLSIDDVEQSDGETKITTEPENLYQVQSKLKEHKFNITSCELVMVPSTYVQINSVSDAKKVLGFLEQLEDHDDIQNVYSNIDIPDEIMKEVEKEN; translated from the coding sequence ATTTCTGGTCATTCTAAATGGGCAAATATTAAGCATAAGAAGTCAAAAGAAGATGCTATAAGGGGAAGGATTTTTACAAAACTTGCAAGAGAATTGACCGTTGCCGCAAGAACTGGTGGTGGAAATCCTGAAGCTAACCCAAGGCTGAGAATAGCAATTGAAAAGGCAAAGAGCGTTAATATGCCTTCTGATAATATCAAAAGAGCTATCCAAAAAGGTACTGGTGAGCTTAATGATGGTACTAACTATGAAGAACTTATGTATGAAGGATATGGACCATTAGGTATTGCAGTGTTGATGCAAGTAACTACTGATAACAAAAATAGAACTGCTCCTGAAATTAGAAAGATTTTTTCTAAATATGGTGGGAATATGGCTGAGGCTGGAGCGGTTGCATGGATGTTTTCAAGAAAAGGCGAGATTATTATTGAAGGCGAAAATGAAGAAAAAATTATGGAATTAGCTCTTGAAGAAGATCTTTCTATTGATGATGTAGAACAAAGCGATGGGGAGACCAAAATAACAACCGAACCAGAAAACCTTTATCAGGTTCAGAGCAAACTAAAAGAACATAAATTCAACATTACTAGCTGCGAATTGGTTATGGTACCTTCAACTTATGTCCAAATTAATAGCGTTTCAGATGCAAAAAAGGTTTTGGGCTTTCTTGAACAACTAGAAGACCACGACGATATCCAAAATGTATATTCAAATATAGATATTCCTGATGAAATTATGAAAGAAGTTGAGAAAGAAAATTAG
- the dut gene encoding dUTP diphosphatase produces MSVGIELANENCMPERKTEGSSGYDIKAYINNPVELLKGEIKLIPTGIRIQIPSGYEAQIRSRSGLALKGVFVLNSPGTIDSDYRGEIKVILINLGDKTFTINPFDRIAQMVFQRIYDAQFIFSKLDETKRNSRGFGHTGL; encoded by the coding sequence ATAAGCGTAGGCATTGAATTAGCGAACGAAAATTGTATGCCAGAAAGAAAAACTGAAGGTAGCAGTGGGTATGATATAAAGGCATATATTAACAATCCTGTTGAACTCTTAAAGGGGGAGATAAAATTAATTCCTACTGGAATAAGAATTCAGATCCCTTCAGGATATGAGGCTCAAATAAGATCAAGAAGCGGTCTTGCTTTAAAAGGCGTATTTGTTCTAAATAGTCCAGGGACAATAGATTCTGATTATAGAGGAGAAATAAAGGTTATTTTAATTAATCTTGGAGATAAGACTTTTACTATTAATCCCTTTGATAGAATTGCACAAATGGTTTTTCAAAGAATTTATGATGCTCAATTTATTTTTTCTAAATTGGATGAAACAAAAAGAAACAGTAGAGGGTTTGGTCATACAGGACTTTGA
- the tyrS gene encoding tyrosine--tRNA ligase, with protein sequence MNFEESIKLIQRGAEEIIPLEDLEKKIKSGRKLNIKLGIDPTAPDLHLGHTVVLRKLKNFQDLGHTVILIIGDFTTLIGDPTGKSKTRPALSVDEIKRNAQTYKTQAFKILDEKKTIIKYNSEWLSKISLEELIKISAKFTVARILERETFSQRLKTNEAISLHEILYPLLQAYDSVAIKADVELGGTDQTFNLLIGRDLMEKMGMEPQVCLTMPIIAGLDGKQKMSKSLGNYVGIAEDPKNIFGKLMSIPDELLKQYFVLLTDFREDEISGFFEKYKNPKDIKKILAFEITKMYSSEEEALKAKETFETTFEKRTFPEDAPVYQWPYKNEDEAWLPKLLVDIGLLKSSSEGKRLISQGAIEIDEETVTDEKFVVKKGEHRLKVGRKVFLRIN encoded by the coding sequence TTGAACTTTGAAGAGTCGATTAAATTAATCCAAAGAGGAGCAGAAGAGATTATCCCTCTCGAAGATCTTGAAAAAAAGATTAAGTCAGGTAGAAAGTTAAACATTAAGCTTGGAATAGATCCTACAGCACCAGATTTACACCTGGGTCATACGGTTGTACTTAGAAAGTTAAAAAATTTTCAAGATCTTGGCCATACTGTTATTTTGATTATTGGTGATTTTACAACTTTAATAGGGGATCCTACTGGCAAGTCTAAAACTAGACCTGCTCTTAGTGTTGATGAAATAAAAAGGAATGCCCAGACTTATAAAACCCAAGCTTTTAAGATTTTGGATGAAAAAAAGACTATTATAAAATATAATTCTGAATGGTTATCTAAAATTAGTTTGGAAGAGTTAATTAAAATTAGTGCAAAATTTACTGTAGCAAGAATTCTTGAAAGGGAGACGTTTTCACAAAGATTGAAAACAAATGAAGCAATTAGCTTACATGAAATTTTATATCCCCTTTTGCAAGCATATGATTCTGTAGCAATCAAAGCTGATGTGGAACTTGGTGGAACAGATCAAACCTTTAATTTGTTGATAGGAAGAGACTTGATGGAAAAAATGGGGATGGAACCCCAAGTATGTTTAACTATGCCAATTATTGCTGGTCTTGATGGAAAACAAAAAATGAGCAAAAGTCTTGGAAATTATGTAGGCATTGCTGAAGATCCGAAAAATATATTTGGAAAACTGATGTCTATACCAGATGAACTTTTAAAACAATATTTTGTTTTACTAACAGATTTTAGAGAAGACGAAATTTCTGGTTTTTTTGAAAAATATAAAAATCCAAAGGATATCAAAAAGATTCTTGCTTTTGAAATAACCAAAATGTACTCTTCTGAGGAAGAAGCACTAAAAGCTAAAGAGACATTTGAAACTACTTTCGAGAAAAGAACTTTTCCTGAAGATGCTCCAGTATATCAGTGGCCATATAAAAATGAAGACGAAGCCTGGTTGCCGAAACTTTTGGTAGATATTGGACTATTGAAGAGTTCAAGTGAAGGTAAAAGACTTATTTCTCAGGGCGCAATAGAAATAGATGAGGAAACTGTAACTGATGAAAAATTTGTTGTTAAAAAGGGAGAACATAGATTGAAAGTGGGAAGAAAAGTGTTTTTAAGGATTAATTAA
- the rpsT gene encoding 30S ribosomal protein S20 — MPVTKTATRALRKSLRKKQHNQSLKSAAKTIIKNFEKFISSETASEQKEKAIELFKKAVSSVDKVAKRGIFAKNKAARKKSQLQIKLNNFLNQKKES, encoded by the coding sequence ATGCCCGTTACAAAAACTGCAACTAGAGCATTAAGAAAAAGTTTAAGAAAAAAACAACATAATCAATCGTTAAAATCTGCTGCAAAAACTATTATTAAAAATTTTGAGAAATTTATTTCAAGTGAAACAGCATCAGAACAAAAAGAAAAAGCCATAGAGCTATTTAAAAAAGCAGTGAGCTCGGTTGATAAAGTTGCAAAAAGAGGCATTTTTGCTAAAAATAAAGCTGCAAGAAAAAAGTCTCAACTTCAAATAAAACTTAATAACTTTCTGAATCAGAAAAAAGAGTCCTAA